A portion of the Eubacterium maltosivorans genome contains these proteins:
- a CDS encoding chemotaxis protein CheD yields MNSCQLRPNHLALGSHEDIFIVRALGSGIVVCLYDEALKTGGMAYTLFPDSRKAKESNPEDRLKYVDTALEALLEGLLEKGARLERLWAKVIGGAKIFRFADKLENGDIGKQNIEAARRWLREKAIPIKAEDTGDSFGRTVYFYLKTGKAEISAVNNYKYNL; encoded by the coding sequence ATGAACAGTTGCCAGCTTCGGCCAAACCATCTGGCCCTTGGCAGTCACGAGGATATATTTATCGTCCGGGCCCTGGGCTCAGGCATTGTGGTCTGTCTCTATGATGAAGCGCTGAAGACAGGCGGTATGGCCTATACCCTGTTTCCAGACAGCCGAAAAGCGAAGGAAAGCAACCCAGAGGATCGCCTGAAATATGTGGATACAGCGCTCGAAGCTCTGCTCGAAGGGCTTCTGGAAAAAGGGGCGCGCCTTGAAAGGCTGTGGGCCAAGGTGATCGGCGGCGCTAAAATTTTTCGCTTTGCCGATAAGCTTGAAAACGGGGATATTGGAAAGCAAAATATCGAGGCGGCGCGCAGATGGCTGCGGGAAAAAGCGATTCCCATAAAGGCAGAGGATACTGGAGACAGCTTTGGACGTACAGTGTATTTCTACCTCAAAACTGGAAAAGCAGAGATAAGTGCTGTCAACAATTATAAATACAATTTGTAA
- a CDS encoding family 1 encapsulin nanocompartment shell protein: MDYLSREAAPFGDALWEQIDTTIVETLKKYLVGRRFLPLYGPLGPGAQSVVVDSSDKDESFEDGVVQTTGRKFAELVQLYEDFPLFWRDLEASERTGVPVDLSAAARAAQASAKAEDQLIFFGNKALGADGLLTVSGSHTVKMDDWAEGQNAFANIASGVSMLVEKDMLGRLALVMGPDLYFKLQRIQPGTGVMEIDRIKSLLDGRVYRSNALAGKAVLVCAEAQYMDLAVGQDLAAAYLELVNLNHYFRILETAALRIKNSAAIVVFE; encoded by the coding sequence ATGGATTATTTATCAAGAGAAGCAGCGCCCTTTGGCGATGCCCTTTGGGAACAGATTGATACAACCATTGTCGAAACACTGAAAAAATATCTGGTCGGCCGCCGTTTCCTGCCGCTTTACGGACCACTTGGCCCAGGCGCGCAGTCCGTTGTGGTTGACAGCAGCGACAAGGATGAAAGCTTTGAGGACGGTGTGGTGCAGACCACAGGCCGAAAATTTGCAGAGCTGGTACAGCTGTACGAAGATTTTCCATTATTCTGGAGAGACCTGGAAGCCAGTGAGAGAACCGGTGTGCCGGTGGATCTTTCAGCAGCGGCCCGCGCGGCACAGGCCAGCGCAAAGGCTGAGGATCAACTGATTTTCTTTGGCAATAAAGCGCTGGGCGCAGACGGCCTGCTGACTGTATCCGGTAGCCATACCGTTAAGATGGACGACTGGGCAGAAGGACAGAATGCCTTTGCCAATATCGCCTCTGGCGTTTCCATGCTGGTAGAAAAGGATATGCTTGGCCGTCTCGCTCTGGTTATGGGGCCAGATCTCTATTTTAAGCTTCAGCGGATCCAGCCGGGAACCGGCGTCATGGAAATTGACCGCATTAAGAGCCTGCTGGACGGACGGGTTTACCGTTCAAACGCTTTGGCCGGAAAAGCCGTTCTGGTCTGTGCTGAAGCCCAGTACATGGATCTGGCCGTTGGTCAGGACCTGGCCGCCGCTTATCTGGAGCTCGTTAACCTGAACCACTATTTCAGAATTCTTGAAACCGCGGCCCTTCGCATTAAGAACAGTGCCGCCATCGTTGTATTTGAATAA
- a CDS encoding chemotaxis protein CheW, with translation MEQSNNTAVCLKIKMGEQAYYIPVDKIENVRINPELVKVPEAPEGIAGLLLGDRGPVPYIVVEECQSGENKPDWKCGVEIKNGNDSLLGILCTDVEENIAVASEVLAEQAALWRSGEN, from the coding sequence ATGGAGCAGTCAAATAATACAGCGGTATGCCTGAAAATAAAAATGGGTGAGCAGGCATATTATATTCCAGTTGATAAAATTGAGAATGTCCGTATCAATCCTGAGCTTGTGAAAGTGCCCGAAGCGCCGGAGGGCATTGCCGGCCTGCTTTTGGGGGACAGGGGGCCTGTCCCGTATATTGTCGTGGAAGAATGCCAGAGCGGCGAAAACAAGCCAGACTGGAAATGCGGCGTGGAGATCAAAAATGGTAACGACAGCCTGTTGGGAATTTTGTGCACAGATGTCGAGGAGAATATAGCGGTAGCGTCAGAGGTTCTTGCGGAACAGGCAGCGCTGTGGAGGAGCGGGGAAAATTGA
- a CDS encoding CheR family methyltransferase, which yields MIRLGTLEFLDIVDYVREKYGINLEKKKVLIECRLRSELDRCGIASFKDYMKAVRADKSGRLAGEMINRLTTNYTYFMREPRHFDFIRKTILPQAAKNKTDYQAWCAGCASGEECYTLAMLFQDFAQENSAAPAAHITATDISESALERARQGIYPIKEFRNLPPQWQEKYCVVKDEKSFEIKKFLKKNIQFKNQNLMEPENTWKKYDLILCRNVMIYFDTASKKTMISRLENSLRPGGYLIVGLAEVLPREFTTLEFVGSAIYRKPE from the coding sequence TTGATCAGGCTTGGAACATTGGAATTTCTGGACATCGTAGACTATGTCCGGGAAAAATATGGCATTAACCTGGAAAAGAAAAAAGTCCTGATTGAATGCCGCCTGAGAAGTGAGCTGGACCGCTGCGGGATCGCGAGCTTTAAGGATTATATGAAAGCGGTACGCGCCGATAAAAGCGGCCGTCTGGCAGGTGAGATGATCAACCGCCTTACCACAAACTACACCTATTTTATGCGGGAGCCCAGGCATTTCGATTTTATACGGAAAACAATCCTGCCACAGGCCGCCAAAAATAAGACGGATTATCAGGCCTGGTGCGCCGGCTGTGCAAGCGGGGAGGAGTGCTATACCCTCGCCATGCTTTTTCAGGATTTCGCACAGGAAAACAGCGCGGCGCCGGCAGCCCATATCACAGCGACCGATATCAGCGAAAGCGCGCTGGAGCGCGCCCGTCAGGGCATTTACCCCATCAAGGAGTTTAGGAATCTTCCGCCGCAGTGGCAGGAAAAATACTGTGTTGTTAAGGATGAAAAGAGCTTTGAGATTAAAAAGTTTTTAAAAAAGAACATTCAGTTTAAAAACCAAAATTTAATGGAACCGGAAAATACCTGGAAAAAATACGATTTGATCCTGTGCAGAAACGTGATGATCTATTTTGACACAGCCTCAAAAAAAACGATGATCAGCCGGCTGGAAAACAGCCTGAGACCCGGAGGTTACCTGATTGTAGGCCTGGCGGAGGTACTGCCCAGAGAGTTTACAACCCTGGAATTTGTGGGATCGGCGATCTATCGAAAGCCAGAATAA
- a CDS encoding BrxA family protein produces the protein MIRFELSKKASDKIRKIAARILEVQEERCPVVKTQLKIAMSDPQFAGLVAKCRDSQATFAERDAAWEKLMELLPSKRLDFDSMRQDALSYYGDDSDEVEHGMVFEVVRETYDLMTRCLYHGVDFDTESYNITDIGPFGRCLSDGFHHFYCNVVFGEMEAGLSWGMMLEEPLSVDKTSYVHLYDQFERFEFGWWQIYGDKKKLYFDVYNEGTRNSKQKMRKCAVEQKMPKKPQPFYGEYVRRCAELMLENPTLRQKAFREMAVAQDAFETGDESLNGEIATTLYKRLSTLHEPVLAMIPELNDTDTILINTVARMRGDYLFYLLMDLVYLKSAGMSLLDEANRAMAEQHPQEPVPPTAFETLAVGYLSGDKGEMPEKNARALNEMMDFIEEAGLMKWNKYGQLEPTPMEMTPRLLQALLKHGYGAYVMALMGRYKYEIIYEPFDLMETLNAFLAELDEPLRY, from the coding sequence ATGATAAGGTTTGAATTGAGTAAAAAAGCATCGGATAAAATCAGAAAGATTGCCGCCCGTATTCTGGAGGTACAGGAGGAGCGCTGCCCGGTTGTTAAAACACAACTGAAAATTGCCATGAGTGATCCGCAGTTTGCCGGACTTGTTGCCAAGTGCCGGGACAGCCAAGCTACGTTTGCAGAACGGGATGCGGCATGGGAAAAACTGATGGAGCTGCTGCCGTCCAAACGGCTGGATTTTGACAGCATGCGCCAGGACGCCCTGTCCTATTACGGCGATGATTCGGACGAGGTAGAGCACGGTATGGTGTTTGAGGTGGTGAGGGAAACCTACGACCTGATGACCCGCTGTCTGTACCACGGTGTGGACTTTGACACAGAATCTTATAATATTACAGATATAGGCCCCTTTGGCAGGTGCCTTTCCGATGGTTTCCATCACTTTTACTGCAACGTGGTATTTGGGGAGATGGAGGCCGGCTTAAGCTGGGGCATGATGCTGGAGGAGCCTCTGAGTGTCGATAAGACAAGCTATGTTCATCTGTATGACCAGTTTGAGCGTTTTGAGTTTGGCTGGTGGCAGATTTATGGGGATAAAAAGAAGCTGTACTTTGACGTTTATAACGAAGGCACCAGAAATTCAAAGCAGAAAATGCGCAAGTGCGCGGTTGAACAGAAGATGCCCAAAAAACCGCAGCCCTTTTACGGCGAGTATGTGAGGCGCTGCGCGGAGCTGATGCTTGAAAACCCAACCCTCAGGCAGAAAGCCTTTAGGGAGATGGCAGTAGCGCAGGATGCCTTTGAAACCGGTGACGAAAGCCTGAACGGCGAGATCGCCACAACACTCTATAAAAGGCTGAGCACCCTTCATGAGCCTGTCTTAGCCATGATACCCGAGCTGAATGATACAGACACTATTTTAATCAACACAGTTGCCCGGATGCGCGGCGACTACCTTTTTTACCTTTTGATGGACCTGGTATATCTGAAGTCCGCGGGCATGAGCCTGTTGGATGAAGCCAACAGGGCCATGGCTGAGCAGCACCCCCAGGAGCCTGTTCCGCCGACTGCCTTTGAAACACTGGCGGTGGGGTATCTGAGCGGTGACAAAGGGGAAATGCCAGAGAAGAATGCCCGGGCGCTGAACGAGATGATGGACTTTATCGAGGAGGCCGGGCTGATGAAGTGGAATAAATACGGTCAGCTGGAGCCCACCCCCATGGAAATGACGCCAAGACTGCTTCAGGCCCTGCTGAAGCATGGCTACGGCGCTTATGTTATGGCGCTTATGGGGCGTTACAAATATGAAATTATATACGAACCCTTTGATTTGATGGAGACCCTCAATGCCTTTTTGGCAGAATTAGACGAACCGCTGCGCTATTGA
- a CDS encoding bifunctional diguanylate cyclase/phosphodiesterase produces MINEQQKWAPDPLTKLYTEKAAKIFIETYQADGRQYEGDALFLIHLEGWSAFKEKYGPATGNAVLQQAAFLLNKALKKTDKLARVGDSTFLVYALGCSAAGEAERHAEGIRRQIEAVRIPPSSECTLSCKIGIVLCCGIEKSYDNLRDMAIKALCEAKRLERPFFIAKEDSVVREAEKDFKIEKIAPYRPDSGKADMAFITELTNMVFGCRDMELSIEMGLERLCRYFGVEQAYVVERTADKKYFELTYEWNITNRLVMNDNLSLIPGLMTESYQQEFDENGIFVCNRFEDFNIINRVMAERQRIRGTKALMQSIILEEEAFAGYISLCDLKEERLWQEEEIATFSLSCKIITANILQLRSMKYRLRIAYKDSLTGAWNLSKFLLEAEKRSVFGKKRAVITFDVKNFKVVNTEFGYETGNRVLIEISRMLHTFIEEEECYARVKADAFVLMLFYETPEALRQRIEQLLQRVERLSAKMVLFFPFICMAGVCAEEDQDSVESMIECANAVRRSIKDYHKSNYAFFNKEMQSQRDQEKYFASRMKSALRGGEFIVYYQPKIDVASGDWSGLEALVRWRQPDGSLVQPDSFIPLFERNGFITEIDRCVFEQVCQDLSGWIKEGRKAYPVAVNISRVHIREANFPGELVDICQQYKIPVELIELELTESAFLDNPSIILKIVKEIKKEGFKLSMDDFGTGYSSLSMLKDIPVDIIKLDRDFFKLDMTKREKIVVTNVIHMARELDIQVISEGIETAAQEQFLKEVGCSMAQGYYYAEPAPIEMLAPVIWP; encoded by the coding sequence ATGATAAACGAACAACAAAAGTGGGCTCCTGACCCTCTGACAAAGTTATATACCGAGAAAGCCGCTAAAATATTTATTGAAACCTACCAGGCAGACGGCCGGCAATACGAAGGAGACGCCCTGTTTTTGATCCATCTTGAGGGCTGGAGCGCCTTTAAAGAAAAATATGGCCCGGCCACAGGCAACGCGGTTTTACAGCAGGCCGCCTTTTTACTGAATAAGGCTTTAAAGAAAACCGACAAGCTTGCCAGAGTAGGTGACAGTACCTTTTTAGTCTACGCACTGGGCTGCAGTGCGGCTGGCGAGGCTGAAAGACACGCCGAGGGAATCCGCAGGCAAATCGAGGCAGTCCGTATTCCTCCGAGCTCGGAGTGCACACTTTCTTGTAAAATCGGGATCGTATTGTGCTGCGGCATTGAAAAAAGCTATGATAATCTGCGTGATATGGCCATAAAGGCACTCTGTGAGGCGAAAAGACTGGAACGGCCTTTCTTTATCGCCAAGGAAGACAGCGTGGTCAGAGAAGCGGAAAAAGACTTTAAAATCGAGAAGATCGCGCCCTACAGGCCGGATAGCGGCAAAGCGGACATGGCCTTTATCACAGAGCTCACCAATATGGTTTTTGGGTGCCGTGACATGGAACTCAGTATTGAGATGGGACTTGAGAGATTGTGCCGTTATTTTGGGGTTGAGCAGGCCTATGTGGTAGAGCGGACAGCGGATAAAAAATATTTTGAGCTGACCTATGAGTGGAATATCACAAACCGTCTGGTCATGAATGACAACCTGAGTCTGATTCCGGGCCTGATGACTGAGAGCTATCAGCAGGAATTTGATGAAAATGGTATCTTTGTCTGTAACCGTTTTGAGGATTTTAACATCATTAACCGCGTCATGGCAGAGCGACAGCGGATCAGAGGGACAAAAGCCCTGATGCAGAGCATTATTCTGGAGGAGGAAGCCTTCGCCGGTTATATCAGCCTCTGTGATTTGAAGGAGGAACGTTTATGGCAGGAGGAGGAAATCGCGACCTTTTCCCTTTCCTGTAAAATCATTACAGCCAATATTCTTCAATTGCGCTCTATGAAATACCGGTTGCGGATCGCCTATAAAGATAGCCTGACCGGCGCCTGGAACTTGAGCAAGTTTCTGCTGGAGGCTGAAAAACGCAGCGTTTTTGGGAAAAAGCGCGCAGTGATTACTTTTGATGTCAAAAATTTCAAGGTGGTCAACACCGAGTTCGGCTATGAAACGGGAAACCGCGTCTTGATTGAAATCAGCCGTATGCTACATACCTTTATAGAAGAGGAAGAATGCTATGCCCGTGTCAAGGCCGATGCCTTTGTACTGATGCTGTTTTATGAAACGCCGGAAGCGCTGAGGCAGAGGATCGAGCAGCTGCTGCAGAGGGTTGAACGGCTTTCGGCGAAAATGGTTTTATTTTTTCCCTTTATCTGCATGGCAGGAGTCTGCGCTGAGGAGGATCAGGACAGCGTGGAAAGCATGATCGAATGCGCCAATGCAGTGCGCCGTTCCATCAAGGATTATCATAAAAGCAATTACGCTTTTTTTAACAAGGAGATGCAGAGCCAGCGGGATCAGGAAAAGTATTTTGCCTCTCGGATGAAGTCCGCGCTGCGCGGCGGGGAGTTTATTGTGTATTACCAGCCAAAGATTGATGTGGCCAGCGGCGATTGGAGTGGTTTGGAGGCGCTGGTCCGGTGGCGCCAGCCGGATGGAAGCCTGGTTCAGCCGGATTCCTTTATTCCTTTGTTTGAAAGGAATGGGTTTATCACAGAGATTGACCGCTGCGTTTTTGAGCAGGTATGCCAGGATCTGTCAGGCTGGATAAAAGAAGGCAGAAAAGCATACCCGGTTGCGGTAAACATTTCAAGAGTCCATATAAGAGAAGCCAATTTTCCAGGAGAGCTGGTAGATATCTGCCAGCAGTACAAGATTCCGGTAGAGCTCATTGAGCTGGAGCTTACCGAAAGCGCTTTTCTGGACAACCCATCCATTATTCTGAAAATTGTAAAAGAAATCAAGAAAGAGGGCTTTAAGCTGTCCATGGATGATTTTGGCACAGGCTACTCCTCTCTGAGCATGCTTAAGGACATTCCGGTGGACATCATAAAGCTGGACCGCGATTTTTTTAAGCTGGATATGACAAAACGGGAAAAAATCGTTGTGACCAATGTCATTCATATGGCAAGGGAGCTGGATATCCAGGTGATATCAGAAGGCATCGAGACAGCAGCGCAGGAACAGTTTTTAAAAGAAGTCGGGTGCAGCATGGCTCAGGGCTATTACTATGCGGAGCCCGCTCCCATAGAGATGCTGGCGCCAGTGATCTGGCCTTAG
- a CDS encoding CheB methylesterase domain-containing protein yields the protein MKEKPASQKLIVIGASAGGPSTILSIIRDLPESTPGIVIVQHLCKGFAARMADYLDAYCTMKVKAARNGEMVLSGTVYVAEDDRHLKVVKRGGGYFLVYEDGEKINGVRPAVDVLFSSAACAGADALGIILTGFGKDGAQGLLEMQRAGASTIVQKAESCVSSSMPTEAKKKGGAKMERTPQEITATMLLFSKK from the coding sequence ATGAAGGAAAAACCAGCCAGCCAGAAGCTGATCGTAATCGGCGCCTCTGCCGGGGGACCGTCGACCATACTTTCGATTATCCGGGATCTGCCAGAGAGCACACCGGGCATCGTCATTGTGCAGCATTTGTGCAAAGGTTTTGCCGCCCGCATGGCAGACTATCTGGATGCGTACTGCACCATGAAAGTCAAGGCAGCACGGAACGGGGAGATGGTTCTGTCCGGAACCGTCTATGTTGCGGAAGATGACCGGCATCTGAAAGTTGTGAAGCGCGGAGGGGGATATTTTCTGGTCTACGAGGACGGTGAGAAGATAAACGGAGTGCGCCCGGCAGTGGATGTGCTTTTTTCCTCCGCGGCCTGCGCAGGCGCAGATGCTCTGGGCATCATCCTGACTGGCTTTGGAAAAGACGGCGCCCAGGGGCTTTTAGAGATGCAAAGAGCCGGAGCCAGCACCATTGTGCAGAAGGCTGAAAGCTGCGTGAGCAGCAGTATGCCCACAGAAGCGAAAAAGAAGGGCGGCGCCAAGATGGAGCGGACGCCGCAGGAAATTACAGCGACGATGCTGCTGTTTTCAAAAAAATGA
- a CDS encoding response regulator, with protein MNEILIVDDAMFMRRIIKNALSDGGFSQFIEAKDGSEAIHLFKKHKPKLVLLDITMPGKSGIEVLAEILKLEPDTRVIMCSAIGQEATIEKAVRMGAYDFIVKPFQNDKLVEMVKKSL; from the coding sequence ATGAATGAGATATTGATTGTGGATGACGCCATGTTCATGCGCAGAATTATTAAAAATGCCTTGAGTGATGGCGGGTTTAGCCAGTTCATTGAAGCAAAAGACGGAAGTGAGGCCATCCACCTGTTTAAAAAGCACAAGCCAAAGCTGGTTCTGCTGGATATTACCATGCCCGGAAAATCCGGCATTGAAGTACTCGCGGAGATTTTGAAGCTGGAGCCTGATACCCGGGTGATTATGTGCTCGGCCATTGGGCAGGAGGCCACCATCGAGAAAGCTGTGCGGATGGGTGCTTATGATTTTATTGTCAAGCCCTTTCAGAATGACAAGCTTGTCGAAATGGTAAAAAAATCACTCTAA
- a CDS encoding chemotaxis protein CheC — translation MKRSEIDILSKDAFQEIGNIGSGSAVTALSHLISEEIIARQPQVIPLECDRLPEAFGKIDESAMGILLPFYGDISGMLLFVLTEPFVRELLMKTIGCPANFREMDEYKLSVIQEITNIMASSYFTAISAYMHKQIHISQPAVSIDMLGAMVTDPASWIMGLGHDTVCIENGFYLKEDSNMNHLGLMLYQESTCQLLQAVGVTL, via the coding sequence ATGAAGAGAAGTGAGATAGACATTCTTTCAAAGGACGCCTTTCAGGAGATTGGCAATATAGGCAGCGGCAGTGCGGTGACCGCCCTTTCGCATCTGATCTCTGAGGAGATCATTGCCAGGCAGCCACAGGTCATACCCCTGGAGTGCGACAGACTGCCAGAGGCTTTTGGAAAAATAGATGAGAGCGCAATGGGAATTCTGCTGCCGTTTTACGGAGACATTTCCGGAATGCTGCTGTTTGTCCTGACAGAACCCTTTGTCAGAGAGCTGTTGATGAAAACCATCGGCTGCCCCGCAAACTTTCGGGAGATGGATGAGTATAAGCTTTCCGTTATTCAGGAGATTACCAATATTATGGCATCCTCCTATTTTACAGCGATCTCGGCCTATATGCATAAGCAGATCCATATTTCCCAGCCGGCAGTTTCCATTGACATGCTGGGCGCCATGGTAACCGATCCGGCCAGCTGGATCATGGGACTTGGCCATGACACTGTCTGTATAGAGAATGGCTTTTATCTGAAGGAGGACAGCAACATGAATCATTTGGGTTTAATGCTTTATCAGGAATCGACCTGCCAGTTATTGCAAGCCGTGGGGGTGACATTATGA
- a CDS encoding demethoxyubiquinone hydroxylase family protein: MPSFGDPFAANVERKMTKKELAQAIRLDLAGELEAIYLYDAHAQATDDPVAKKVLEDIRDEEKAHMGELTTLLRYLDPVEAELFEEGAEEVHEMLEELGIESGSSEAQTAEGPTVGSLIED, from the coding sequence ATGCCATCTTTTGGAGATCCATTTGCAGCAAATGTGGAACGAAAAATGACAAAAAAGGAACTGGCTCAGGCTATCCGCCTCGATTTAGCAGGTGAGCTTGAAGCGATTTATTTATACGATGCCCATGCACAGGCGACAGATGATCCTGTTGCCAAAAAGGTGCTGGAGGACATCCGTGATGAGGAAAAAGCTCATATGGGTGAGCTGACAACGCTGCTGCGTTATCTGGACCCTGTAGAAGCAGAGCTGTTTGAGGAAGGCGCCGAGGAAGTCCATGAAATGCTGGAAGAGCTCGGTATTGAATCGGGCAGCAGTGAAGCCCAGACCGCAGAAGGCCCGACTGTCGGCAGCCTGATTGAGGATTAG